tggatataaaaaataaattgacgGTTTCATaaaactcttcattttctaaactttgagtttgcaataataaaaaaagtgtaactgatttttattaattaaaatagtgaATGACCaatcaaattatttatttaaatttgtattaatGCAATAAATAAGTGATCataataatgaaaaaatataagttacagaatatcaaaaaaatagaaataataaatttaaatttaaactgtttcaatatttatttagttcttcaatattaaaaaatatttatataaaatttatttatttttattaaatattttaaagaaacaattatttcattttatatttaagtaaataagtttttatatatatatatatatatatatatatatatatatatatatatatatatatatatatataatatatatatatatatatatatatatatatatatatatatatatatatattatgtaaaattatattgtctttataataaaattatctaattttttttatctttccttaaTAAAAATATGACGATTAATTAGACCAAAACAAATAGTATATCAAATACTAtgattttattttgtatattaaaGACTATTATAACAATATATTATATTAGAATATTTATCATTTAGTATATCaaagattattataattttatattatattagaattttttagactaaaaaaataaaattggaaaTTTGATTTAGCTTGGGAAGATTTGTAAGATTGCCGTATATTTTTtagactaaaaaaataaaattataaatttgatttAGCTTAATTTCATATCTTTCCTTAATAAAAATATGACGGACTTGGGAAGATTTGTAAGATTGCCGTATATTTTTtagactaaaaaaataaaattataaatttaatttagctTAATTTCATATCTTTCCTTAATAAAAATATTACGAAAAATTAGACCAAAAGAAATAGTATAGTATATCAAATACTATTAcgattttattttgtatattaaaGACTATTATAACAATATATTATATTAGAACATTTATCATTTAGTATATCaaagattattataattttatattatattataattttttagactaaaaaaataaatttggaaatttgattttgcTTGAGAAAATTTGTGAGATTGCCGTATATTTTTtagactaaaaaaaataatattataaatttgatttagcttgagaatttttgtgagatTGCCACATAAGCACGAGGCTGGGGTTTTTTCTAGGGTTTATGACAAccttaaatttatattaagtatatttctattttatgtatttttataataaatatttattaaaattttatttagatttttttattttcaactattgcataatagataaaaaatataatatttataaataatattttttaatagtgcTAGatggatattatattattattattattattatttatttatattatttttaaaataaatactatattattattttattaatattattattgttattattaatattatattattattattattattattattattaggtttgAGAAGATTTGTGAGATTGCCGTATTTTTTTTagactaaaaaaaaataaaattataaatttgatttagcttgagaatttttgtgagatTGCCACATAAGCATGAGGCTGGGGTTTTTTCTAGGGTTTATGACAAActtaaatttatattaagtatgtttttattttatatatttttataagaaatatttattaaaattttatttagatttttttattttcaactattgcataatagataaaaaatataatatttataaataatgttttttaataGTGCTAGatggatattatattattattactattattaattatttatattattttttaaataaatattattttattattttattaatattgatggtttattattattattattattattattattttattaatattattattgttattataagtattttattattattattattattattattattaggtttgtATAATTAAGATTTTATTCTCACGATGACATGTGGTTTAGATTGTTGTAaagatgacatgtggctagggttgctatcatgacttctttacatttatattaagtagatattgtacacttataattaatttaaaaaataaaaataattaacttatttaattaaaataattatatcctTTGGCCACCGtacattaatttttttcatttatatagcTAGCAcatgtttatatttatttaattgcaatgcactattttatgaatattaaaatataaattaaattaaatgagttgtatcataattttaaatattaaatttatttatattaaaattattatttaacaatatcaaatatatatattcaaatagtttatcttatttaattatttaagattatattaactaaattaaaataaaaaataacatttaaataacataaaattatatgaagggtgtttttgtcattttataaattaaacacatctctttctcttctatttctcacttctttctcttctaccAAACAATATATCAAATCTACTTTATTTCTCTCATACTTCTCTCTTATCACACTCTTTCTCACATATTTCTCTCTTTACAACTTCTTCCctaaaccaaacacacccttaggatTGTGTGAACAATGATTTTTGGTTCCCAATTAGAGATAACAATATTCATATTATTATTCTTcatctcaatatatatatatatatatatatatatatatatatatatatatatatatatatatatatatatatatatatatatatatatatatatatatatatatatatatatatatatatatattgatcagTTTTAGAATAATAAACTGATATTATGGTtggatataaaaaataaattgacgGTTTCATaaaactcttcattttctaaactttgagtttgcaataataaaaaaagtgtaactgatttttattaattaaaatagtgaATGACCaatcaaattatttatttaaatttgtattaatGCAATAAATAAGTGATCataataatgaaaaaatataagttacagaatatcaaaaaaatagaaataataaatttaaatttaaactgtttcaatatttatttagttcttcaatattaaaaaatatttatataaaatttatttatttttattaaatattttaaagaaacaattatttcattttatatttaagtaaataagtttatatatatatatatatatatatatatatatatatatatatatatatatatatatatatatatatatatatataatatatatatatatatatatatatatatatatatatatatatatatatatattatgtaaaattatattgtctttataataaaattatctaattttttttatctttccttaaTAAAAATATGACGATTAATTAGACCAAAACAAATAGTATATCAAATACTAtgattttattttgtatattaaaGACTATTATAACAATATATTATATTAGAATATTTATCATTTAGTATATCaaagattattataattttatattatattagaattttttagactaaaaaaataaaattggaaaTTTGATTTAGCTTGGGAAGATTTGTAAGATTGCCGTATATTTTTtagactaaaaaaataaaattataaatttgatttAGCTTAATTTCATATCTTTCCTTAATAAAAATATGACGGACTTGGGAAGATTTGTAAGATTGCCGTATATTTTTtagactaaaaaaataaaattataaatttaatttagctTAATTTCATATCTTTCCTTAATAAAAATATTACGAAAAATTAGACCAAAAGAAATAGTATAGTATATCAAATACTATTAcgattttattttgtatattaaaGACTATTATAACAATATATTATATTAGAACATTTATCATTTAGTATATCaaagattattataattttatattatattataattttttagactaaaaaaataaatttggaaatttgattttgcTTGAGAAAATTTGTGAGATTGCCGTATATTTTTtagactaaaaaaaataatattataaatttgatttagcttgagaatttttgtgagatTGCCACATAAGCACGAGGCTGGGGTTTTTTCTAGGGTTTATGACAAccttaaatttatattaagtatatttctattttatgtatttttataataaatatttattaaaattttatttagatttttttattttcaactattgcataatagataaaaaatataatatttataaataatattttttaatagtgcTAGatggatattatattattattattattattattattatttatttatattatttttaaaataaatattatattattattttattaatattattattgttattattagtattttattattattattattattattattattattaggtttgAGAAGATTTGTGAGATTGCCGTATTTTTTTTagactaaaaaaaaataaaattataaatttgatttagcttgagaatttttgtgagatTGCCACATAAGCATGAGGCTGGGGTTTTTTCTAGGGTTTATGACAAActtaaatttatattaagtatgtttttattttatatatttttataagaaatatttattaaaattttatttagatttttttattttcaactattgcataatagataaaaaatataatatttataaataatgttttttaataGTGCTAGatggatattatattattattactattattaattatttatattattttttaaataaatattattttattattttattaatattgatggtttattattattattattattattattattattttattaatattattatggttattataagtattttattattattattattattattattattattaggtttgtATAATTAAGATTTTATTCTCACGATGATATGTGGTTTAGATTGTTGTAaagatgacatgtggctagggttgctatcatgacttctttacatttatattaagtagatattaagtagattatatcagttttgtgtttggtgattgtGCTTTACAGAATAAACCACAACCAGAATTTGCATTTTTTTCCCTTCCATTCAATGAAAACTTTGTTACCAAAAGGCAAACTTGGTCAAATTCTAACACTAAACACAAAGCTAAGCTCAATTGAAAATGCAAACGATCAGATCTAGAGCAATCAAAATTCTAGGTCTACATAAAAAACCTGAAAATGAGAAAGCATGTTGTCTCAAATACCATCACTGATTTGCTGCAGCAAAATGAGCAGAATCTAATGGTGGAAGTATGGATCtgaataaaaattgataaattgaaatggagaagatgattggagatAGCTTACTACACTGATGAAGAGAGAAAGAGTTCCACTAGCGAACTGTTCAAGATACGAAAATCAATTCATCAACACGAATCACGAGAGATGAAGAGTATGCGATTATAATCTTCGCGGTTGCCGGAGCTACGACTCGGCGTCGCGGTGGCCGGAGCTGCTCTTTGACGGCGATCTAGGGTTTTCCATGGGGAAGAAAGACCACTCTGTGAGGTCTAGGTCGAAGCAGAAgacatttttttcttttacaaaatcctttaattttttttattaaaaattctcattataatttattttgtttaatgaaTTTAAATggtcatatttttttaaataaataactagACACCACGCGAAACTTAAATTTGTCCCTACTTTTATAGATGCACATTCGGAAGCatctttattttgaaaaaaatattatttcttctATAGATGCATTTACGGAATCGTTAAAAACACAGTATTGATAGTTAAATTTATCTTATTTCAGTTAAACAATCCTTTTCGTAAATGCACCTACAAAACGTGGtgaaaatagagtgttccgtATATGCACATACGGAATTGTCtactatattttcaaatcatgttcatttcactccaaaactcaatttaaAGTAATGCATTGTGAAGTCAATAGTAGGTAGACAAAAAAGAATACATCGTATAAATAATGTCGTTCATAATGTCGTTCATAATGTCGAATAAATCATCAAAATAACATACATAAACGTAATAAAAATATACACATCAAAAAAACAACAGCCATCACTATTGTGTATGTCGGACATCATCCTGCGCCACTCATCTGCCTCTGGCCCTGCCTCCGCGTCTGCATCCATCACGCCCTCTGGTGGCTCTGCCTCTAGCATTAAGTGCCCCAACAGTCCTGACACAATGTCTACTATACATAAATGCTTTTTGTGTCAGCCTAATCATAACATCCACCACATGCCTTTGCTCAGACCCCTCATAGGATAAACCATCTGAAATGGCTACCAGGTCCGTGTCAGCTATTTGACGATATCggggaagaagatcctgagtgtGGTCCAACTTAGCCTGATGAGTATGCAGAATCTCCTCGTGGGCTGATTTGGGCGGATCTCCAGGTGCGGTGGGAAGCATGTACGGGTGTGACACTCTGTTGTACCAGGTGACATACCACTCGGCACATCTCCATTCGTGCTCTACTATCGTCGCCCGAGCCTCCTCAAgaaccatgtgatgctcccaGTCTACAAAGACCTCCTCTAATTGCTGGCGGGTCATGGTGATATATGAGCGGGGACAATAGAGTCGCGAGGTATCCTTTGTGTGTAGTCAAACTGACACATGACGCGCTCCGGAAGATAACGTACAATAATGATCGAGGTGGTGGCCAACCATCCAGAGTATAGTGTTATCTCATCAAACGGAACCATCTCACGGTGATCAGCATAACAGTCATATCTGACGTCCTCGATAGTCATGCGATCAAGTCCGCGCATGTAAGGTTCCAGCACCTGGCTCCCTCTAAGAGGACTGAATGCACTAGCACGCAGTATGAGCTGAGTATAGGTAGGCACCTCTCCCCGGCCAATGATGTCTGGGAAGCGCTGTAGTATTCAATCTTGAAAAAAACATGGCTATTTTAATGtacacaaatatataataagtataaggatataagattgttaccaccaaAAGGATCAGGTGCctgctgtaacacccttctaaactctTGCGGCAATTATAataatattcagagtaaacatggaACAAGTGTgccacaattaaaaaaaataaaccaaatCATAAATTATCTGTCATTCTTCATTAGGAACCATCACCAAAATATCAAAACTCATGTTCAACACAGTGGAATTATTTCGAACGGAAAAGCGTAAACATCACCAATGCATAAACCAATAAAACATAATCCAAAAACCAACAAAATAGGGTATAATAATTAAACTCTAAGTCTAGTATTCTCcggtgttacaaatcagagcatggcACCGATGCAAcgggctagcctataagctatcctcaccaaatcaagagccgctactcctcaatctgaaaaatgtcaacagtaagggtgagtctcattcacaattaacaagtgTTATTAGCTCATAAACAATAACATATCATAAGTCTATTATTCATTTAACTTCAATATATTCAGATTTGATAGAATAGCATCTTTTGTTGTAATTAGTCATAATTAGTTTCCTATAATTATGATGTATCATAATTATATAGTTGACCAATTGTTACACATTGATGCATATATATTCTATTCAAATCAATGAGAAAGGCACCCATTCCATTATCTTACATGGTATCAATCCTAACCGATCCCTCTCTTTAAAAATCCCTCTCTCTCTAAAAAAACAGAAGCAAACGTAAAAACGCGTTTCTTCTTCTCCCTCGTTACAGTCTGGCGCCGCACGCTTTTCCTCCCTCCTTGAAGTCTGCCGCCGCAACAGGACTACTATCCTCTGTACCGCCATCGCCGAACACGAGAACAACCCTAATCTCTTGCCTTCTGCCTCTGTTCGTGCCGCCGTCGTCGCACACCACCGTGCATAAGGACTGACGCATCTCCAATCATTGTTCCACCTGCAGCCATGTCTCATTCAGACCATTCAAACACAGTGACGCCGATACCCGCAAATCCACCGCTGATGGTGATTCCAGCCAGTCCAAAAACACCACGCTTCGAGGTTCCAAATGGGAGTTTCATCCCGCTCTTGCCGTCTCCAATATTAGGAACCACATTCCTATTATTCTTGAGATGGAAAAAGATCAATATGGTACATGGGCCGAGCTTTTCAGCATCCATGCTCGCTCACATCGAGTCCTGCATCACATCGTTCCATCTATCAGAAAAGAACCACCAGTTTTTACCGACGCCAAACATGAACAATGGTCCACTCTTGATGTCACCGTTCTTCAGTGGATTTATTCCACTATTTCTACCAATTTGTTGACCACTATTCTGGAACCCAACTCCACTGCAATGGAAGCATGGAATCGCTTGGAAAATATTTTTCAGGACAACCAAAATGCCTGAGCTGTCACTCTTGAGCAAGAGTTTTCTAACACTCGTATGGAGGATTTTCCCAATGTCTCTGCTTACTGTCAGCGTCTTAAGATGCTTTCTGATCAGTTGAGAAATGTCGACTCCCCTGTCAATAATCATCGTTTGGTCCTTCAGCTGATCTATGGTCTCCCAGAAGCTTACCGCCGTATTGCTACTTTGATTCGTCAGAGCAACCCTCTTCCGGCATTCTATCAGGCTTGTTCCATGCTAACTTTGGAAGAAGCCAGTATGGCTAAGATGGCAAACACAGGCTCTCATGCTGCTATGCACGCTACTCAGCCGGAACCTACTGAAGACACCTCTCAGCGTGGCTACCGCCGCCCAGGCAACTGTTCATGCTCCCATGGAAACCAGGGTCACGGAGGGGGACGTGGTAACCGCAATGCACCTCAGTCTGGAGCTCTTAGCGCTCCCTCAACTTGGTTCGCTCCTCCttggcaacaacaacaacagtaccCAACCTGGCAACCATGGGGTTGGACTCCACCACCATGGACTATGCCACTTTGTCTGTATCCCACCTCTCATAGGACACGCCCTACCGATCCTCCTAAGCATCCAGGTATTCTAGGACATCGTCCTCAGGTGTACACAGCCTCTACCTCATCTCAGATACCGACAGACATTGAAGCCGCAATGCACACTATGTCACTCCACACTCCTGACAATCAGTGGTACATGGATACGGGCGCAACATCTCACACAACCGCATCACAAGGTAATCTTTCGTCTTATTTTCCAATGAGTAATTCAAATCAAAAAGTAATTGTTGGCAGTGGCCATGGAATTCCAATTCATGGCACCGGACAAACACAAATAACCACATCTCACCAACCACTTCACCTTAACCATGTCCTGCATGccccaaaaattattaaaaatttaatttctgtGAGACGACTCACCACTAACAACAATGTTTCTGTTTCCTTTGACCCTTTTGGTTTTACTGTCTCTGATTTTCAGACGGGGATCACCCTTCTCAGATGTGAGAGTCATGGAGATCTTTATCCAGTCACCACTCCTCCCAGTTTTACCGGTCTCGCATCCAGTCTTTGGCATAGTCGTCTTGGTCATCCTGGCGTGTCAGTTTTGAATTCCCTTCGCAAAAATAAGTTCATATGTTGTGAACCTTTTAATTCTTCAGTTGTTTGTGACTATTGTG
The Vicia villosa cultivar HV-30 ecotype Madison, WI linkage group LG6, Vvil1.0, whole genome shotgun sequence genome window above contains:
- the LOC131615196 gene encoding uncharacterized protein LOC131615196, which codes for MVLEEARATIVEHEWRCAEWYVTWYNRVSHPYMLPTAPGDPPKSAHEEILHTHQAKLDHTQDLLPRYRQIADTDLVAISDGLSYEGSEQRHVVDVMIRLTQKAFMYSRHCVRTVGALNARGRATRGRDGCRRGGRARGR